ACGGTAAGGAGCTCATCTTCGTGGAAATGACCATGCTCCATTGGCCCGACAGCATGGCGGCTTACATGACGAAAGACAATATTCTATTCAGCAACGACGCCTTCGGGCAGCACTTGGCCACGGAAAAGCTTTTCAACGATCTGGTGGACCAGTGCGACTTGTACCGGGAATCCATGAAATACTACGCCAATATTCTCGCGCCTTTCAGCCCCATCCTCCGGAAGAAACTGGAGGAGATCAAAGCCCTCAACCTCCCCATCGACATCATCGCCACCAGCCACGGGGTGGTCTGGCGGGACAACCCCATGCAGATCGTGAACAAGTATGCGGAATGGGCCGCCGACTACCAAGAAAACCAGATCACCATTCTTTACGACACCATGTGGAACGGCACGAAAATCCTGGCCGAGAAGATTGCCGAAGGCATCAGGCTGGCGGACCCGGAAGTGGTGGTGAAGATTTATAACCTCTCCCTCAGCGACACTAATGACGTCATGACGGAAGTATTCAAATCCAAGGCCATTGTGGTTGGCTCCCCCACCATCAACAACGGCATTCTCCATTCCGTGGCGGGCTGCTTGGAAATGATCAGGGGGCTAAAGTTCAAACAGAAGAAAGCCGCTGCCTTCGGCTGCTACGGCTGGAGCGGCGAGTCCGTGAAAATGATCAATGAATTGCTGGAGAAAGCAGGCTTTGTCTTGATTAACGAAGGTCTCAAAGTCCAGTGGAATCCCGATAAAAACCGGCAGGCGGAAGTCATCGAATTTGGCAAGGCTATCGCCAAGGCTTAATAACTTAACCTCCCCAGCGGGGAGGTTAGATTTTTGCACAGCGTTTATCCTTAACCCGCTTTCCAGCTATCGTGCTACCCTTCTCCGAGGCAGGCGCCGTCCTATGATTCCTGTTCCCGCTCCCGTTCAATATAATCTACAATGTATTTGACAAACTGGCGAAAGTCATCCAACCGTGTCGTAATGATTTCATAAATCTCCTTTTCCGTTACATCGGCATAAGCATGGACCAACCTATTGCGGTAACCGGCCATGCCCTGGATCTTTTCGCTAAACTCCATGGGCAGGATGCCGTGATGTCCCAAGGAAATAATGACGGCGCGGTAATCAGACGGTCGAGCAAGGCCCTGCTTGGCCAGGATATGCCTACCTACGTCCAACAAAGCTTCAATGGCCCTTCGCAGGTGATGTTCGGCCACCGCAAAGTTATCCGGGTCTGCCAAGAATTGCTCCCATGAGAGCTGGGCCAATTTATGAAGCCTGTTGGTGGAGCGACGAATGCGGTCCAGCCGGTCGCTGATGACAGTATAGTTAAGCAAAGAAATGCCCTCCCTTAATGGCTTCCCACACTTCCCGGT
This region of Clostridia bacterium genomic DNA includes:
- a CDS encoding anaerobic nitric oxide reductase flavorubredoxin, which translates into the protein MKKHIKNNVYWVGKVDWDLRTFHGYEYTTHRGSSYNSYLIQEEKTVLIDTVWLPYAEEFVENLASEVDLHKIDYVIALHGEVDHSGALPALMKHIPDTPIYCSANAVKSLKGQYHQDWNFRVVKTGDKLDLGNGKELIFVEMTMLHWPDSMAAYMTKDNILFSNDAFGQHLATEKLFNDLVDQCDLYRESMKYYANILAPFSPILRKKLEEIKALNLPIDIIATSHGVVWRDNPMQIVNKYAEWAADYQENQITILYDTMWNGTKILAEKIAEGIRLADPEVVVKIYNLSLSDTNDVMTEVFKSKAIVVGSPTINNGILHSVAGCLEMIRGLKFKQKKAAAFGCYGWSGESVKMINELLEKAGFVLINEGLKVQWNPDKNRQAEVIEFGKAIAKA
- a CDS encoding DUF86 domain-containing protein is translated as MLNYTVISDRLDRIRRSTNRLHKLAQLSWEQFLADPDNFAVAEHHLRRAIEALLDVGRHILAKQGLARPSDYRAVIISLGHHGILPMEFSEKIQGMAGYRNRLVHAYADVTEKEIYEIITTRLDDFRQFVKYIVDYIEREREQES